Within the Neorhodopirellula lusitana genome, the region ATTCCACGCTCTTGCAGCGCGTCCACGATTTCGCCCACATAAGCATCCAAGGCGGTGACCATGCCGGCGAGTGTTGCACGCGGGCGAGTGACTGGCTCGGGGTAATACCAGGCGTATTGATCCGAAGGTTCGCCAGTGGTCATTCCCGAATAGGGCGTCTCTTCAAACTGCGATTCATAGGGTTTGACAAACTCGTCCGGCGCGGCGAGCTCCGCATGGGGCGACGAAAACGCGAGCATCACAAAGAATGGGTTCTCGTGATCTTGAATGATATAGTCGATCGCTTCCTGGGTAAAAAGCTCTTGTGCGTAAGCTCCTTTCTTGCCACCCTCGTTCTCGGTGATGCGTAGCTTCCGACCGTCACGCCATAAGATCGAGGGATATTGCCGGTGCCCCTCCAAGATTGAATACATTCCGAACCATGTATCGAATCCCATCGCCAAAGGATCGGTCACGCCCATTTGCGATCCGATGGAATATTTGCCGAACAACGCGGTGTCGTAGCCCGCATGCTTGAGCACGTGAGCCATGGTGACATCAATGTCGGCCAACTGAACTTTGTTCGAATTGTTGGCCATCAAGCGTCCGTCACGGCCCGTGAATAGCGAAACACGCGAAGGCGAACAAACAGTGTTGCCCGCGTACGCATTCGTGAACCGAATCCCTTGCGCCGCCAAGCGATCCAGGTGAGGCGTCTTGATCGGCGTGTCACCGTACGCACCGATCTGGTTGAACCCCATGTCATCGGCCAAGATGAAAATGATGTTTGGATTTTCGACATTTGCCGGTTCGTCTGCCACACCGATATTGGGACAAACGATAGCAAACGCGAGCACGAATGTGATCGCAAACCCCAGAGCCAGTTTCGCATCGATTGGATGACCAGAAAGAGGACAAATCCAAGGCCAACGAATTCGCATCCAAGCACGAGTTTCGACTGGCGAGGTTGCAACTGACTTATTCATTTGCGGCTTTCATTGGCATCGTAGTGCGTGCTATCTCAACCGCGGGCTCGCTGACTTCTCGCGTCTCGACCGGAGTATGCTCCGGATCAGCCTCCGGTTGCTTCGCCACATGGGAGACGACGACATGCCCGGTCATCCCAGACATTCGGTAATCCACCACTTTCAATGGCGATGGTTTTCCGTCAATGGGCTCTGGATGTCGGGTTGAAACCATTCCCGCCGGCTCTTCTTGTAAGTAGACCGACAAGACCTGCGTGTCTTCCCATCGGTCCAGATCCAAGACCGGCTCGCCAAGGACCGAATCATGTTGGGGCAATGCTACCTTTTCCCAGATCCACCCAGTCTGGTCCGCATTCGGATGAGCCTCCGCGAGACACAATCGCTGACCGTGACCATCGACGTCATCGTCTCTGTAGACCAGCACAAAGGAATGCTCGTCAGTGCCAACCAACTTGGGCCGCCCGCCCGCGAACGGCAGGACCTGATGATCCCAAACACCTTCGCTGGAACGCCAATAGTGATGGTAGCGTTTGGTCCCTGTCTCACCATCGCGATGCTGCATGACAACGTGGACACGTCCGTCGCAGTAGGCGTAATGCGTGTTTTGATTGGTGAGTCCAGATCGTGAATCGATCGGGGCGACCACCAAGCCCGGTGTGTCCAGATGAATGAACTCGACACCCGTCTTGCCAATCACTTTCCCCGCCGAATTGTGCCAAGTCCGGCCATGGTCGTCACTGTACGCGTAACAGAGGTCGTGTTGGTTGACGACACTGGTTCGTTCAAAACGATCTCGCCAAACCCACGACACGTGAAGTCGGTTGCCCGCGTAGGAAACGGAGTTCACATAAGGACAACGGTAGTCGCTGGTGTTCCCCGCAAAGGTGTAGGTGCCGATATCACGAGAGATGAACTTGCCTAGTTCAGGAGTCCAGGCATGCGTGTCGCCATTGTATTCCTCAATCATGCCATCGCCGTTCCCGGACGTAACCGCGCGGTAGTAAAGCATCAAGTTCCCGTTGGGCGACGAGATGAATCTTGGGTACGTCACCCGCACGTCAGTTTGAACCGATCCGAGGGAATGCTGAACTTCACCAAACAAGTCGGCATTCCAAGTCACCGAGTCCGGATCGTGGGCTGCTCCCTGTTTCGAGACGCGATAGTTCAGTGGCGAGGCGTGATGATCGAACGCCATGTGGATCGTGCCATCTTTGTCACAGATTCCGATCACGGAAGTGTTGTGAGAATCGTTGGTTTGAAAACGATGATCCGCGAACTGGATCACTTGCCATTGCCCGGTCGGCAACTTTCGGCGTCCGATACAAACACAGCGACTGGCGTCCACAAACGTCACGTATTGATAACCCCGGTAGGTCACCAGCGGGGTTTGCTGATGAGTCCGACCGTTGACAGTGTGCCCAAACCGAGCCGCCGGGCCACGTGCAAACGTGAGTGCGTTTTCACAAACGGTGCTATTGTCAAGCAATTCAACTTCGCTCGCTCGAACCGACAACGAAGCAAACCCGTGCAGTAGGCAAGCGAGCAGTCCAATCGTGGACCAACTGGCCAAGCGTCCTTGCAAAATCTTTGCTTGTATCATTTCCCGTAAACCTTCGCTTTCTTATCCCCACCGGAAAGCAAATACGCGATCAGGTCACGCACTTCGTCTCCGTTCAGCGGATCCAGCATGGACGGTGGCATCTGCGAAACGGGCGAGTCCTTGACCAACTCAATCTCCTCCGCATCGACCACGACAGGCTTCACTTCCTTCCCCGCTTTCGCGACCGGATAAATCTCGACCTGTTCATCCTTTTTCACCATCAGCCCGGTTAGCAGCGTTCCATCGCTCAACAGAACCACTTTCGTACCGTATTGATCACTGATCACTTTGCTTGGCTCGATGATCGATTCCAGAAGGTATCTCGCGTCAAACTTGTTTTTCACTGTGGTCAGGTCGGGGCCCACATCGCCACCAAGACCATCGAACCGATGACAAGTGGCACACTGTGCCGCGTGGAATAGATTCCGGCCGTTCTCGAAACTGGCTTGTCGTAGTTGCCCAGCCCCAACCCGTTCGCTGGCCGCGGCGTGATTCCAGACTTTCCCCGGTCCCGTCGGCGGCGTTATCTCGAAGTCGGGAATCGGATTGAAGTCCTCGCCGCTGATGTCAGCCAACTGGGCTCGTTCATCGTTGCTCAGGTAGCCCAGCACTTCGTCACGCAAGTTCGCAAGGAATTTTGCATAACTGTTCCCGCCACTGAACTGCGAGGCTTTGTTGATGAACTCGATGTAACGGCGAAGTTGATCCATCGTCCATCCTTCACGCAGGTTCCGTAACATGAACGCGTAATTGATTTCATGCGATGGCGGCTGGTTGGCCAAGGTCTTCTGAATGCGACGGCCGTATCGAGCGTTGCTGGTGAAGTCGATATTGGCCGCCCATGAGGGCGGTGTCGCCTCAGCGTGTGCCATCATCTCAATCGCCTTGTCAATCACCGTGGGATCGTTCAGATAAACCAACAGCCGCACCAGCTCGGTATTCACGTCTTTGTTCGCATGAGGCAGATGCGGGTTCAGTTCCGCAATTACTTGGTCGCGTTGTTGATCCGAGGGTGCACCGAGTCGAATGAAGGTCAGTGCGTAGGCGCGAAGCAAGCCGAGCAGTTTAGAATCTTCCAATTTGCCTGGATCGAGGCTCAACAAAGCCGTCAGTTGCGCGGCCTGATGAGAATTGTTGCCGCTGCGTGCGAGAGCAACCGCACCGGTAATGCGTGCTTGGCTGTTCGTTTCCGCAAAGACGCGGTCTGCCCACTGATCCACCGGTTGCGATTCGATCGCGATCCGGGCCGCATGACGCAACCAACGATCGCTGCTGGAAAGATGAGGCCAAGCGGTTTGGACGGCCGCTGTGTTCTGGCGACCATGAAAAGCCTCCAGGCTGCGACGAAGTCGTCTCGCATCCTGACCAGCCAACTCTGTGGTGACCGGCTCCGTTGAGTCGTTGCCAACGTAAGTGATTCGGTAGACGGCGGAGTCAGTCCCCCGCCCACCGGTCGTAAAGTACAACGCTCCATCGTGGCCAACGATGGCGTCGGTAACCGGCAAAGGCGAGCCATGGCAGAACACTTCCTGTTGGCCACGATACCCCGCACCGTCCGGTGTCAGATGAACCGCATAGATCATCCCGAACGTCCAATCGAGCGCAAAGATCGCGTCTTGATACTTGGCCGGGAACTTGGCTCCCTGGCCGCTAACGACACCGGTGGGACTGCCCGGACCGATATTCAAGACCGCAGGCAGACTGTCTTCGTAATACTCAGGCCATTTCCCTGACCCGCTACGCCAGCCATAGTCGGATCCGCTGACAGCGTGAATGATCCGCGTCGGTCGATACCAGGGCGAACCCAGGTCCCATTCCATATCTGCGTCGAAGGTGAACAAATCACCGGATCGGTTGAGGGAGATATCAAACTGGTTCCGGTATCCGATCGAGTAAACTTCGTGCTTTTTCGTTTTAGGATCAAACTGGGTGATCCAACCGCCCGGGGCCAGACGGCCACGAGCATGCCCGTTCGCATCCCATTCACGACGCAACAGCAGGTCTTCGTCCCAAGTCGGAACACGGGACCGACTGATCATCGTTTGATCGGGAAGGTTGGTGTGGTTTCCTGCGTCCACATACAGATGCTGGCCGTCTTCAGCCGCAATCACCGCATGATTCCCGTGCTCGCCACGGCCGCTCGAACGCGACAATTCTTCGGAATGATCTAGTAGCCCGTCGCCGGTTGAATCGGTCAGTTTGTAAAGCGGTGAGCCACCGCGATTGAAGTAGAGAGCCCCATCATGCCACACCATCCCCTGTGCACCGGAGACATCAATCGGCACCTTTCGGACATCGACCGTTGGTTCTTCGGAATCATCCGAAACCTCGAAATGAAACAGTCCTGCATCTCCTTGGTCGCTCGCATAGAAGCCACCATCTCCATCCGTCGTTAGCGATACCCAACTGCCTTGTTCCGCCTTGGGAACTTCGTAGATGCGTTCGACTTTGAACCCGTCCGCGACTTGGATTCCGCCGGACTGATCGGTAGTCGGCTTTGCACCGACCTTCCCGACGTCCGGCTTTGGCTTCGCCGAACCCATTCGATTTGGCACACTCGCGACTGCGTTCTCAAGAGTCGTGGTAGCGTCTTGTCCAGAAAGTTCTTTCAGTCGAATGTCTTTGAACTCAACCTTCATGACTGGCCCGCGGTGCAACTGCAAGGCCAAGATTCCCTTCCGTTTTGCCTCCGGATGATTGTCGGTCAGATCCATTGTGGTGATTCCGTTGACTTGGTGGATTTGCCGGTTCCCGACCGCAATGATCGTCAGCTCGTTCCACTGT harbors:
- a CDS encoding sulfatase-like hydrolase/transferase; this translates as MNKSVATSPVETRAWMRIRWPWICPLSGHPIDAKLALGFAITFVLAFAIVCPNIGVADEPANVENPNIIFILADDMGFNQIGAYGDTPIKTPHLDRLAAQGIRFTNAYAGNTVCSPSRVSLFTGRDGRLMANNSNKVQLADIDVTMAHVLKHAGYDTALFGKYSIGSQMGVTDPLAMGFDTWFGMYSILEGHRQYPSILWRDGRKLRITENEGGKKGAYAQELFTQEAIDYIIQDHENPFFVMLAFSSPHAELAAPDEFVKPYESQFEETPYSGMTTGEPSDQYAWYYPEPVTRPRATLAGMVTALDAYVGEIVDALQERGIADNTLIIFTSDNGPHDEGGGDPDFFRAAAPYKGMKRDLFDGGIHVPMIVHWPAKIKAGRVDDTPWAFADVLPTFADIASVSLNSVPRVKTNGTSIYPLLCDVPAPIAERTLYWEFGKQVGDPNSGVVGEVFQAARRGKWKAVRYGLDQPTELFDLQSDPGETTDLSYQHSDLHQEFVSLFEKYQD
- a CDS encoding BNR repeat-containing protein codes for the protein MIQAKILQGRLASWSTIGLLACLLHGFASLSVRASEVELLDNSTVCENALTFARGPAARFGHTVNGRTHQQTPLVTYRGYQYVTFVDASRCVCIGRRKLPTGQWQVIQFADHRFQTNDSHNTSVIGICDKDGTIHMAFDHHASPLNYRVSKQGAAHDPDSVTWNADLFGEVQHSLGSVQTDVRVTYPRFISSPNGNLMLYYRAVTSGNGDGMIEEYNGDTHAWTPELGKFISRDIGTYTFAGNTSDYRCPYVNSVSYAGNRLHVSWVWRDRFERTSVVNQHDLCYAYSDDHGRTWHNSAGKVIGKTGVEFIHLDTPGLVVAPIDSRSGLTNQNTHYAYCDGRVHVVMQHRDGETGTKRYHHYWRSSEGVWDHQVLPFAGGRPKLVGTDEHSFVLVYRDDDVDGHGQRLCLAEAHPNADQTGWIWEKVALPQHDSVLGEPVLDLDRWEDTQVLSVYLQEEPAGMVSTRHPEPIDGKPSPLKVVDYRMSGMTGHVVVSHVAKQPEADPEHTPVETREVSEPAVEIARTTMPMKAANE
- a CDS encoding family 16 glycoside hydrolase, which produces MTTKNAMMRLIFGLMVIATTAMSADSAELEFQNLFNGKDLSGWAGTPGLWSVEEGVIVGRTTKENPIKANTFLVWQGGEVGDFIFKTKVRFEGNNTGVQYRSELIDPDSYAVKGYQADLHKSPDFFGMLYAEKWRGIVARRFQRVEVSADGKPKVVGQVGDKSQKLVDSQWNELTIIAVGNRQIHQVNGITTMDLTDNHPEAKRKGILALQLHRGPVMKVEFKDIRLKELSGQDATTTLENAVASVPNRMGSAKPKPDVGKVGAKPTTDQSGGIQVADGFKVERIYEVPKAEQGSWVSLTTDGDGGFYASDQGDAGLFHFEVSDDSEEPTVDVRKVPIDVSGAQGMVWHDGALYFNRGGSPLYKLTDSTGDGLLDHSEELSRSSGRGEHGNHAVIAAEDGQHLYVDAGNHTNLPDQTMISRSRVPTWDEDLLLRREWDANGHARGRLAPGGWITQFDPKTKKHEVYSIGYRNQFDISLNRSGDLFTFDADMEWDLGSPWYRPTRIIHAVSGSDYGWRSGSGKWPEYYEDSLPAVLNIGPGSPTGVVSGQGAKFPAKYQDAIFALDWTFGMIYAVHLTPDGAGYRGQQEVFCHGSPLPVTDAIVGHDGALYFTTGGRGTDSAVYRITYVGNDSTEPVTTELAGQDARRLRRSLEAFHGRQNTAAVQTAWPHLSSSDRWLRHAARIAIESQPVDQWADRVFAETNSQARITGAVALARSGNNSHQAAQLTALLSLDPGKLEDSKLLGLLRAYALTFIRLGAPSDQQRDQVIAELNPHLPHANKDVNTELVRLLVYLNDPTVIDKAIEMMAHAEATPPSWAANIDFTSNARYGRRIQKTLANQPPSHEINYAFMLRNLREGWTMDQLRRYIEFINKASQFSGGNSYAKFLANLRDEVLGYLSNDERAQLADISGEDFNPIPDFEITPPTGPGKVWNHAAASERVGAGQLRQASFENGRNLFHAAQCATCHRFDGLGGDVGPDLTTVKNKFDARYLLESIIEPSKVISDQYGTKVVLLSDGTLLTGLMVKKDEQVEIYPVAKAGKEVKPVVVDAEEIELVKDSPVSQMPPSMLDPLNGDEVRDLIAYLLSGGDKKAKVYGK